From Pedobacter cryoconitis, one genomic window encodes:
- a CDS encoding peroxiredoxin family protein, with the protein MRTKVSKIGVLALAVLVSSASFAAGRTEDPKAAKKFIKEGIWRGVFKVSETEVPFNFELKGKDVEHATFTLLNGTRRDDFHVEYLGKDSLFIKMNTYDAALVAKIDNDGQISGEYRSLVPGLRGNALPFTAEQGKSYRFVEPGKDVAPAADLSGKWEFKGFSKEAVPNKIAILKQTGNKLTGVILQVTGDSRELEGTVQGNQFVLSGFSGPSPKIYKGTINEDGTLSGEISQGIYDNLKFTGVKDGKAELPDPYTLTALKAGVKKLAFTFPDLTGKPVSLTDEKYKGKVVIVELVGTWCPNCTDQTIFLSPWFNKNKTRGVEAIAIGFEQKDDLEYGKYTLGKLRDKYNIKYDILFGGLADKRLVADKLPALNKFVAYPTTIIIDRKGEVREIYTGYTGTVTGKYYAEYEKKFNKVLDELLAEPVPPASYFSAQIATQNP; encoded by the coding sequence AGAACCGAAGATCCAAAAGCAGCTAAAAAATTCATTAAAGAAGGAATCTGGCGCGGTGTTTTTAAAGTGAGTGAAACTGAAGTACCCTTTAATTTCGAATTGAAAGGAAAGGATGTGGAACATGCGACTTTCACGCTGCTGAATGGCACGAGAAGGGATGACTTTCATGTCGAATATCTGGGTAAAGACTCCTTGTTCATCAAGATGAATACTTATGACGCTGCATTAGTGGCTAAAATAGATAACGATGGGCAAATCAGCGGGGAATACAGAAGTCTTGTACCCGGACTGCGGGGGAATGCTTTGCCGTTTACTGCCGAACAAGGTAAATCTTATCGTTTTGTTGAGCCAGGAAAGGACGTAGCCCCTGCTGCCGATTTATCTGGGAAATGGGAGTTTAAAGGTTTCTCAAAAGAAGCTGTTCCCAATAAAATAGCCATTCTGAAACAAACGGGAAATAAATTAACCGGGGTGATTTTGCAGGTAACCGGTGATAGCCGTGAACTGGAAGGAACCGTACAGGGAAATCAATTTGTATTGTCTGGATTTAGCGGCCCGAGCCCTAAAATTTATAAAGGGACAATCAATGAAGATGGAACCTTGTCTGGAGAAATTAGCCAGGGGATTTATGATAACCTGAAGTTTACAGGTGTTAAAGACGGCAAAGCGGAATTACCTGATCCTTATACCCTGACCGCGCTGAAAGCCGGGGTGAAAAAGCTGGCTTTTACTTTCCCTGACCTTACCGGTAAACCTGTTTCGTTAACTGATGAAAAGTACAAAGGTAAAGTGGTTATTGTGGAGCTGGTAGGTACCTGGTGTCCAAACTGTACAGATCAGACTATCTTTTTGTCTCCCTGGTTTAACAAAAATAAAACCCGTGGGGTAGAAGCCATTGCGATAGGATTCGAACAAAAGGACGACCTTGAATATGGTAAATATACACTCGGTAAGCTGCGTGATAAATACAATATCAAATATGATATTCTTTTTGGTGGCCTGGCTGATAAAAGATTAGTTGCCGATAAATTACCTGCCTTGAACAAATTTGTGGCCTATCCGACCACGATCATTATTGACCGTAAAGGAGAAGTGCGGGAAATTTATACAGGTTATACCGGAACAGTGACCGGTAAATACTATGCAGAATACGAGAAGAAATTTAACAAAGTACTGGATGAATTATTGGCAGAACCAGTTCCGCCAGCTTCTTATTTCAGTGCACAAATAGCAACCCAAAATCCTTAG